The following coding sequences are from one Rhizobiaceae bacterium window:
- a CDS encoding UDP-N-acetylmuramoyl-L-alanyl-D-glutamate--2,6-diaminopimelate ligase, whose translation MKLKELAGLLPLDGLSSEGVEVAGVTSDSRQVKAGTIFVAVPGSKADGSAYAADAAAKGAALVVSGRSIGGLAAPALVVDDPRRVLALLAAKFHVGQPATMAAVTGTSGKTSVVSFTRQIWEHAGFAAASIGTTGVIAPGRNDYGSLTTPDPVALHVLLSELGAAGVTHAAMEASSHGLDQRRLDGVKLAAGAFTNLGRDHMDYHPTVEHYHHAKLRLFDTLLPKGAPAVIFADDPWSDATIEAARAAGLDVLTVGRKGDFLTLKRVEHERYRQRAEIQAGGTIHEIDLPLAGDFQIFNALVAAGLAISTGTKADVALRALEKLKGASGRLELVGTTAAGAPVYVDYAHKPDALENVLSAVRPFTTGRVVVVFGCGGDRDRGKRPIMGEIATRLADVAIVTDDNPRSEEPASIRAAIMAAAPGAIEIGDRRQAIRAAVDMLRAGDTLVVAGKGHEEGQTIGAETFPFSDHDEVRNALKGLAA comes from the coding sequence TCCCGGCAGGTGAAAGCCGGGACGATCTTCGTTGCGGTGCCGGGCTCGAAGGCAGACGGCTCCGCCTATGCCGCTGATGCAGCAGCCAAGGGCGCGGCGCTGGTCGTCTCCGGTCGGTCCATCGGCGGGCTGGCGGCGCCGGCGCTCGTCGTCGATGATCCGCGCCGGGTGCTGGCGCTGCTTGCGGCGAAATTCCACGTGGGGCAGCCTGCCACGATGGCGGCCGTCACCGGCACCAGCGGCAAGACGTCCGTCGTCTCCTTCACGCGCCAGATATGGGAACATGCCGGCTTCGCCGCCGCCAGCATCGGAACCACAGGCGTCATCGCGCCGGGGCGGAACGACTACGGTTCGCTGACGACGCCCGATCCCGTGGCGCTGCACGTGCTGCTTTCCGAACTGGGTGCGGCCGGCGTCACCCATGCCGCCATGGAGGCGTCGAGCCACGGCCTCGACCAGCGTCGGCTCGACGGCGTGAAACTCGCGGCCGGCGCCTTCACCAATCTCGGCCGCGACCACATGGACTATCATCCGACGGTCGAGCACTATCATCACGCCAAGCTCAGGCTTTTCGACACGCTGCTGCCGAAGGGCGCTCCGGCGGTCATCTTCGCCGACGATCCATGGTCGGACGCGACCATCGAGGCAGCGCGCGCGGCGGGTCTGGATGTGCTGACGGTGGGACGCAAGGGCGATTTCCTGACCCTGAAACGCGTCGAGCACGAGCGCTACCGCCAGCGCGCGGAGATCCAGGCAGGTGGAACGATCCACGAGATCGACCTGCCGCTGGCCGGGGACTTCCAGATCTTCAACGCGCTGGTCGCGGCGGGCCTCGCCATTTCGACCGGTACAAAAGCGGACGTCGCGCTGCGCGCGCTCGAAAAACTCAAGGGTGCGTCGGGGCGTCTCGAACTGGTCGGCACAACGGCCGCCGGCGCCCCCGTCTATGTCGACTATGCCCACAAGCCGGACGCGCTGGAAAACGTGCTTTCGGCGGTGCGGCCCTTCACCACCGGCCGCGTCGTGGTTGTGTTCGGCTGCGGCGGCGACCGCGATCGCGGCAAGCGGCCGATCATGGGCGAGATCGCGACAAGGCTGGCCGATGTCGCCATCGTCACGGACGACAATCCGCGCAGCGAGGAGCCCGCCAGCATCCGCGCGGCGATCATGGCCGCCGCGCCGGGTGCGATCGAGATCGGCGACCGCCGGCAGGCCATCCGTGCGGCGGTCGACATGCTCAGGGCCGGCGACACGCTGGTCGTCGCGGGCAAGGGGCACGAGGAGGGTCAGACCATCGGCGCCGAAACTTTTCCGTTCTCCGACCATGACGAGGTGCGCAATGCCCTGAAGGGGTTGGCAGCATGA